The following proteins are co-located in the Apium graveolens cultivar Ventura chromosome 5, ASM990537v1, whole genome shotgun sequence genome:
- the LOC141660379 gene encoding wound-induced protein 1-like, translated as MLLLTGNDAMSSDKFQFTPQSIKAIGSIVLVEGCDQERLISWVHAWTVTDGIITQVREYLNTSLTVTRFGNGSNVSASVRSLHFPSFLWESSVCNRVGKSVPGLVLAI; from the coding sequence ATGCTCTTGCTTACTGGCAACGATGCCATGTCCTCCGATAAGTTTCAGTTTACACCACAATCAATCAAAGCCATTGGTTCGATTGTCCTGGTTGAAGGGTGTGATCAGGAACGTTTAATCTCGTGGGTGCATGCATGGACTGTCACTGACGGCATAATAACTCAGGTTCGGGAGTACTTAAATACTTCACTCACTGTTACTCGTTTTGGAAATGGTTCGAATGTTTCTGCTTCGGTTCGGTCCCTTCATTTTCCTTCTTTTCTTTGGGAGAGTAGTGTTTGCAATCGGGTCGGAAAATCTGTGCCGGGTCTTGTACTTGCTATCTAA